A part of Bacteroidota bacterium genomic DNA contains:
- a CDS encoding PhzF family phenazine biosynthesis protein produces the protein MTASVLLRFAAFTTSQDGGNPAGVWVGDALPSAEVMQQIARDVGYSETAFVAPATGLDRTVRFFSPGVEVPFCGHATIATGVALGVTNGAGTYHLATSAGVVPVVVEKQDERWEASLTSVEPEHETVSGALVQEALAALGWEPDCLDAAIPPARAYAGAWHLVLAVADALRLADLAYDFEALKAFMLREGFVTLLLVWRESDTVFHARNPFPVGGVVEDPATGAAAAAFGGYLRDAGLLTPPATFMVRQGEAMGRPSCLGVRVLVEGGIVVTGTAVSLDEPSH, from the coding sequence ATGACTGCATCCGTGCTCCTTCGTTTCGCGGCGTTTACCACCTCCCAGGACGGTGGCAACCCGGCTGGCGTCTGGGTGGGCGACGCTCTCCCCAGCGCCGAGGTCATGCAGCAGATTGCGCGGGACGTGGGCTACTCGGAGACGGCCTTTGTAGCCCCTGCCACGGGCCTTGACCGTACCGTGCGCTTCTTCAGTCCTGGAGTCGAAGTCCCGTTCTGCGGGCACGCGACGATTGCCACGGGCGTAGCGCTCGGTGTCACGAACGGCGCGGGCACCTACCACCTTGCGACTTCGGCAGGCGTCGTGCCCGTCGTCGTCGAGAAGCAGGACGAGCGCTGGGAGGCGTCGTTGACATCGGTGGAGCCTGAGCACGAGACAGTCTCAGGCGCGCTCGTCCAGGAGGCGCTGGCGGCGCTCGGCTGGGAGCCCGACTGCCTCGACGCAGCGATTCCGCCTGCGCGGGCCTACGCTGGAGCCTGGCACCTCGTGCTCGCGGTGGCCGACGCGCTCCGCCTCGCTGACCTCGCCTATGACTTCGAGGCGCTCAAGGCGTTCATGCTGCGCGAGGGGTTCGTGACGCTGTTACTCGTCTGGCGCGAGAGCGACACCGTATTTCACGCACGCAACCCGTTCCCCGTGGGCGGCGTGGTGGAGGACCCAGCGACGGGTGCCGCTGCGGCGGCCTTCGGAGGCTACCTGCGCGACGCAGGCTTGCTGACACCGCCAGCGACGTTCATGGTGCGTCAGGGCGAGGCGATGGGACGTCCGAGCTGCCTCGGCGTCCGCGTACTCGTCGAGGGCGGCATCGTCGTGACTGGCACGGCGGTATCCCTGGATGAGCCCAGCCACTGA
- the tyrS gene encoding tyrosine--tRNA ligase, with the protein MTSTFPSVEEQLATIRRGAEQILPEDALVEKLKKSVATGQPLTIKLGCDPSRPDLHIGHAVVLRKMRQFQDLGHKAILIIGDFTAMIGDPSGKSKTRPALTAEETRTNGQTYYDQAAKVLDTSPEKLEIRYNSEWLGAMSFADVIGLAGKYTVAQMLEREDFKNRYEGGQPISIHEFLYPLAQAQDSVFLDADVELGGTDQTFNLLVGRTLMERNDQEPQVCLTLPILEGTDGVQKMSKSLDNYIGVSEPPEETYGKTLSIPDALIYRYVELATDVPTDDLPEWKVFAEQNPRDAKHKLAWIITRIYHGEQAADAARAHFEKTVIQGGVPEDLGELTPEAENSTVSVVDLLRQAGFAESNGAARRLIKQGGVAIDSEKVTDPHAEVDLAATAPFVLKGGKRKYVRVVVG; encoded by the coding sequence ATGACCTCCACCTTCCCCTCCGTCGAAGAGCAACTCGCGACCATCCGGCGCGGTGCGGAGCAGATCCTGCCCGAAGACGCGCTCGTCGAGAAGTTGAAAAAATCCGTCGCGACCGGGCAGCCGCTCACCATCAAGCTTGGCTGTGACCCGAGCCGCCCCGACCTCCACATCGGGCACGCCGTCGTGCTGCGCAAGATGCGGCAGTTCCAGGACCTCGGCCACAAAGCCATCCTCATCATCGGCGACTTCACGGCGATGATCGGCGACCCCTCCGGCAAGTCGAAGACGCGGCCCGCGCTCACCGCCGAGGAGACGCGCACCAACGGGCAGACCTACTACGACCAGGCCGCCAAAGTCCTCGACACCAGCCCCGAGAAGCTGGAGATCCGCTACAACTCCGAGTGGCTCGGCGCGATGAGCTTCGCCGACGTGATTGGCCTCGCGGGGAAGTACACCGTCGCGCAGATGCTGGAGCGCGAGGACTTCAAGAACCGCTACGAGGGCGGCCAGCCGATCTCGATCCACGAGTTCCTCTACCCGCTCGCACAGGCACAGGACTCCGTCTTCCTCGACGCCGACGTGGAGCTCGGTGGCACCGACCAGACGTTCAACCTACTCGTCGGGCGGACGCTGATGGAGCGCAACGACCAGGAGCCGCAGGTCTGCCTCACGCTGCCCATCCTCGAAGGCACCGACGGCGTGCAGAAGATGTCGAAGTCGCTCGACAACTACATCGGCGTGAGCGAGCCGCCCGAGGAGACATACGGCAAGACACTCTCCATCCCCGACGCGCTGATCTACCGCTACGTCGAGCTCGCCACCGACGTGCCGACGGACGACCTACCAGAGTGGAAAGTCTTCGCCGAGCAGAACCCGCGCGACGCGAAGCACAAGCTCGCCTGGATCATCACACGGATCTACCACGGCGAGCAGGCCGCCGACGCTGCGCGCGCGCACTTCGAGAAGACCGTGATCCAGGGCGGCGTGCCCGAGGACCTCGGCGAGCTCACGCCCGAGGCCGAGAATAGCACGGTGAGCGTGGTGGACCTGCTACGGCAGGCGGGCTTCGCGGAGTCCAACGGGGCAGCCCGGCGCCTCATCAAGCAAGGCGGCGTCGCCATCGACAGCGAGAAGGTCACCGATCCGCATGCGGAGGTCGATCTCGCCGCGACGGCTCCGTTCGTGCTGAAGGGCGGCAAGCGGAAGTACGTGCGCGTAGTTGTTGGCTAG
- the smpB gene encoding SsrA-binding protein SmpB, whose protein sequence is MADGTKTIVSNKKAGYEFFLEDKTEAGLVLTGSEVKSLRQGKASLQESFCKVDDDGTMRIYNLHIAPYEMGGYANHEPRRPRVLLLKRREIEKFKKATEQKGYTIVPTRLYFKNGYAKLQIALGKGKKLHDKRDTIAKRDMDRRLQREGR, encoded by the coding sequence ATGGCCGACGGCACCAAGACCATCGTCTCCAACAAGAAGGCGGGGTACGAATTCTTCCTCGAAGACAAGACCGAGGCGGGACTCGTGCTCACGGGCTCCGAGGTGAAGTCGCTGCGGCAGGGCAAGGCCAGCCTCCAGGAGTCGTTCTGCAAGGTGGACGACGACGGCACGATGCGGATCTACAACCTGCACATCGCGCCGTACGAGATGGGTGGCTACGCCAACCACGAGCCGCGCCGCCCGCGCGTGCTGCTGCTCAAGCGCCGCGAGATCGAGAAGTTCAAGAAGGCTACCGAGCAGAAGGGCTACACCATCGTACCCACGCGGCTCTACTTCAAGAACGGCTACGCGAAGCTCCAGATCGCCCTCGGCAAGGGCAAGAAGCTCCACGACAAGCGCGATACTATCGCCAAGCGCGACATGGATCGCCGCCTCCAGCGCGAAGGGCGCTGA
- a CDS encoding MqnA/MqnD/SBP family protein — MRFASWPYEPLRVLSYALEDGPVSQSDALVPTAVADALIRGHADVGLVPTLDVLLKPDLYDLVPGVGVVSEPWPYARLAVRAPLDQIEAVGFDPRDRQEALLAQTLLREHYSLRPSFRPSDPASEPTAERYAAHDALLLVGDNAQAVAQEVAADGLVLDLGYEWLELTLRPMVWGLLAAPAGSLDIAEALALRDAARHAEQARSEAIAKSGGTPDPSGPLRLAGVASFTLDGYALDGLEQWIQYLYFHGTLEEPPELRWIELPSESE; from the coding sequence ATGCGTTTCGCCTCCTGGCCCTACGAGCCGCTTCGCGTGCTGAGCTACGCGCTGGAGGACGGGCCGGTGAGCCAGTCCGACGCGCTCGTCCCGACGGCCGTCGCCGACGCGCTAATCCGAGGCCACGCCGACGTGGGCCTCGTGCCGACGCTTGACGTGCTGCTCAAGCCGGACCTCTACGACCTCGTACCGGGCGTCGGCGTGGTGAGCGAGCCGTGGCCGTACGCCCGCCTTGCCGTCCGCGCCCCGCTCGATCAGATCGAGGCGGTCGGCTTCGACCCACGCGACCGCCAGGAGGCACTGCTCGCCCAGACGCTGCTCCGGGAGCACTACAGCCTCCGCCCATCGTTCCGTCCTTCCGACCCGGCGAGTGAGCCTACCGCCGAGCGCTACGCCGCCCACGACGCGCTCCTGCTCGTCGGCGACAACGCCCAGGCTGTCGCGCAGGAAGTGGCAGCCGACGGCCTCGTGCTCGACCTCGGCTACGAGTGGCTCGAACTGACGCTCCGCCCGATGGTGTGGGGCCTGCTCGCTGCCCCGGCAGGCTCGCTCGACATCGCCGAGGCGCTCGCGCTCCGCGACGCCGCCCGTCACGCCGAGCAGGCCCGCAGTGAAGCTATCGCGAAGTCGGGAGGCACCCCTGACCCATCGGGTCCGCTTCGCCTCGCCGGCGTCGCCAGCTTCACGCTCGACGGCTACGCCCTCGACGGCCTCGAACAATGGATCCAGTACCTCTACTTCCACGGCACCCTCGAAGAACCGCCCGAACTCCGGTGGATCGAGCTTCCTTCGGAAAGTGAGTAA
- the rplS gene encoding 50S ribosomal protein L19 — protein MSTELMNLVEGTQLRDDIPEFAPGDTVDVYVRVIEGSKERIQKYTGVVIAMRGEGSKKTFTVRKVSNGVGVERIFPLYSPKLARIERVREGRVRRAKLYYLRGLRGKAARIREKQRAR, from the coding sequence ATGTCCACCGAACTGATGAACCTCGTCGAAGGCACCCAGCTGCGCGACGACATCCCCGAGTTTGCGCCCGGTGACACCGTGGACGTGTACGTGCGCGTGATCGAGGGCAGCAAGGAGCGTATCCAGAAGTACACCGGCGTAGTGATCGCCATGCGCGGCGAGGGCTCGAAGAAGACGTTCACCGTGCGCAAGGTGTCGAACGGCGTCGGCGTGGAGCGCATCTTCCCGCTCTACTCGCCTAAGCTGGCCCGCATCGAGCGTGTCCGCGAGGGCCGCGTCCGCCGCGCCAAGCTCTACTACCTCCGCGGCCTCCGCGGCAAGGCCGCCCGCATCCGCGAGAAGCAGCGCGCCCGCTAG
- the trmD gene encoding tRNA (guanosine(37)-N1)-methyltransferase TrmD, with protein MRIDLITALPDLVASPLAHSIIERAQRKGLVDIRVHDLRAFGIPKGKSGHTQIDDYPYGGGGGMVLKPEPLFACIEALQAALAEQGASYDDVIFLTPDGVTLDQPLANRLSLHGNLLLIAGHYKGIDQRVRDTLVTMEVSIGDYVLSGGELPALVLIDALCRIVPGVIGDAQSALSDSFQDGLLDAPVYTRPETFRGQSIPEVLRSGDHAKISAWRETERLTKTHERRPDLLGE; from the coding sequence ATGCGCATCGACCTGATCACAGCGCTGCCCGACCTCGTAGCGAGCCCCCTGGCACACTCGATCATCGAGCGGGCGCAGCGCAAGGGGCTGGTCGACATCCGCGTCCACGACCTCCGCGCCTTCGGCATCCCCAAGGGCAAGAGCGGTCACACGCAGATCGACGACTACCCCTACGGCGGCGGCGGCGGGATGGTGCTCAAGCCCGAACCGCTGTTCGCCTGCATTGAAGCGCTCCAGGCTGCGTTGGCGGAGCAGGGCGCGTCGTACGACGATGTCATCTTCCTCACGCCCGACGGCGTCACGCTCGACCAGCCGCTCGCCAACCGGCTCTCGCTGCACGGGAATCTGCTGCTGATCGCCGGGCACTACAAAGGCATCGATCAGCGCGTGCGCGACACCCTCGTGACGATGGAAGTGTCCATTGGCGACTACGTGCTCTCGGGCGGCGAGCTACCGGCGCTCGTCCTCATCGACGCGCTCTGCCGCATCGTCCCCGGCGTGATCGGCGACGCCCAGTCTGCGCTCTCTGACTCGTTCCAAGACGGCCTTCTCGACGCGCCCGTCTACACCCGCCCCGAGACGTTCCGCGGCCAGTCGATCCCCGAGGTGCTCCGCTCCGGGGACCACGCCAAGATCTCCGCCTGGCGCGAGACCGAGCGGCTGACGAAGACCCATGAGCGCCGGCCCGATTTGCTGGGAGAGTGA
- the rimM gene encoding ribosome maturation factor RimM (Essential for efficient processing of 16S rRNA), which produces MMSVDPDALLLMGRCGRAHGVKGEVKVFPETDDPQRFDLLDRVFLGKTAKRVEEATIESVRYQVGKGGRVTVLAKLDLVPTREDAVRVRNLNVYAHEDDLPAPEDGEILIHQLIGLAVHDSNDGVVYGTVRDVLEGAANLLLVVDRDGAPDVLVPDVDAIVLDVDLDAGTITIDPPEGLFE; this is translated from the coding sequence ATGATGTCTGTCGACCCCGACGCCTTGCTCCTCATGGGGCGCTGCGGCCGCGCCCACGGCGTGAAGGGCGAAGTGAAGGTCTTCCCCGAAACCGACGACCCGCAGCGCTTTGACCTCCTCGACCGCGTGTTCCTCGGCAAAACGGCGAAGCGCGTCGAGGAGGCCACGATTGAGAGCGTACGCTACCAGGTCGGCAAGGGCGGGCGCGTGACGGTGCTCGCGAAGCTCGACCTCGTGCCGACCCGCGAGGACGCCGTGCGCGTGCGCAACCTCAACGTCTACGCCCACGAGGATGACCTTCCCGCACCCGAGGACGGCGAGATCCTGATCCACCAACTGATCGGCCTCGCTGTGCACGATTCAAACGACGGCGTCGTCTACGGCACCGTCCGCGACGTGCTCGAAGGGGCAGCCAACCTGCTCCTCGTCGTCGACCGCGACGGTGCGCCCGACGTGCTCGTCCCCGACGTGGACGCCATCGTCCTCGACGTCGATCTCGACGCGGGCACCATCACCATCGACCCGCCCGAAGGCCTCTTCGAATAG
- the rpsP gene encoding 30S ribosomal protein S16, whose translation MAVKLRLRRMGRTKRPLYAVVAADTRSPRDGKYIEDLGRYEPVKEPAEVALKADRIMYWLQQGAQPSDTVRSLLSKEGIMLRLHLTRKGKDAEEIEQAVAAHRERIASKPGAMKKTKDQRRREALDAERARAAEERERLAKERKEREAELERQRQEEEAAARAEAEAKAAAEAAAAEAAAAAAAPAAEAPAEEAPAAEAEATTDVQTAGAPAVGPDANEVATAVEAEIAEEAPASEKAPAAEAATEEAPAEEAPAVEAPADETPAAEEAPAEEAPTEEAKADDLTKLYGVGKVFATALTNAGVTTFAQLAEQSLEQLRGIIAEGSDTSDAAANEETWAKQAGFLAAGDKAGFDAYVDELRAEK comes from the coding sequence ATGGCCGTCAAACTCCGACTCCGCCGCATGGGCCGCACCAAGCGCCCGCTCTACGCCGTCGTCGCCGCCGACACCCGCTCGCCGCGCGATGGCAAGTACATCGAAGACCTGGGCCGCTACGAGCCGGTCAAGGAGCCCGCTGAGGTCGCGCTCAAGGCCGACCGCATCATGTACTGGCTCCAGCAGGGCGCGCAGCCCTCGGACACGGTCCGCTCGCTGCTCTCGAAGGAGGGCATCATGCTGCGCCTCCACCTGACCCGCAAGGGCAAGGACGCCGAGGAGATCGAGCAGGCCGTCGCCGCGCACCGCGAGCGCATCGCCAGCAAGCCGGGTGCGATGAAGAAGACCAAGGACCAGCGCCGCCGCGAGGCCCTGGATGCGGAGCGCGCACGCGCCGCCGAGGAGCGCGAGCGTCTGGCGAAGGAGCGCAAGGAGCGCGAGGCCGAGCTGGAGCGCCAGCGCCAGGAGGAAGAGGCCGCCGCCCGCGCCGAGGCCGAAGCGAAGGCCGCTGCGGAAGCCGCCGCTGCGGAAGCCGCTGCCGCCGCAGCAGCACCCGCCGCCGAAGCTCCGGCTGAAGAAGCCCCGGCTGCCGAAGCCGAGGCCACGACCGACGTGCAGACCGCCGGTGCTCCCGCCGTTGGCCCCGACGCCAACGAGGTCGCCACGGCCGTCGAAGCCGAGATCGCCGAAGAGGCCCCAGCCTCGGAGAAAGCCCCGGCTGCCGAAGCTGCCACGGAAGAAGCACCGGCTGAGGAGGCGCCTGCCGTAGAAGCCCCCGCTGACGAGACCCCGGCTGCCGAGGAAGCACCCGCGGAAGAGGCACCTACGGAAGAAGCCAAGGCCGATGACCTGACGAAGCTCTACGGCGTCGGCAAGGTGTTCGCCACCGCGCTCACGAACGCAGGTGTCACGACGTTCGCGCAGCTCGCCGAGCAGTCGCTGGAGCAACTCCGCGGCATCATCGCCGAAGGCAGCGACACCAGCGACGCCGCCGCCAACGAGGAGACGTGGGCCAAGCAGGCTGGCTTCCTCGCCGCGGGCGACAAGGCAGGCTTCGATGCCTACGTGGACGAACTCCGCGCCGAGAAGTAA
- the ffh gene encoding signal recognition particle protein has product MFDTLSEKLDAALKNVKGEGRINELNIAETMREVRRALLDADVNYEVARAFTTKVKEQALEDKVLQAVSPGQQFIKLIYDELVFLLGDVHVGLNKAKRPPTVILVAGLQGSGKTTFCGKLAKHLKGEGRNPMIAAADVYRPAAVDQVETLAKQIGVPVYAVRDESGTPINDAVRVASEAVAEARRLGRDTIIIDTAGRLHVDEQMMQEVADIRSAVDPDEILFVVDAMTGQDAVNTAKAFNERLNFDGVVLTKLDGDTRGGAALSIRTVVQKPIKFASTGEKLDALTEFYPDRMAQRILGMGDVVTFVEKAQEQFDEEEAKKLEEKIRKQTFDLEDFYEQLQRIKKMGSLKDLLGMIPGVGKQIKDLDVDDDAFKHIEALIQSMTHEERRKPELINGSRRLRIAKGAGLQVQDVNQLLKQFREMRKMMKTMTKLSGKGRAANLQQLMGGRR; this is encoded by the coding sequence ATGTTCGATACCCTCTCCGAGAAGCTCGACGCGGCCCTCAAAAACGTCAAGGGCGAAGGCCGCATCAACGAACTCAACATCGCCGAGACGATGCGCGAGGTCCGCCGCGCGCTCCTCGACGCCGATGTCAACTACGAGGTCGCGCGCGCCTTCACCACCAAGGTCAAGGAGCAGGCCCTCGAAGACAAGGTCCTCCAGGCCGTCTCGCCCGGGCAGCAGTTCATCAAGCTGATCTACGACGAACTCGTCTTCCTCCTGGGCGACGTGCACGTCGGGCTCAACAAGGCCAAGCGCCCGCCGACGGTGATCCTGGTCGCGGGCCTCCAGGGCTCGGGCAAGACCACCTTCTGCGGCAAGCTCGCCAAGCACCTCAAGGGCGAGGGCCGCAACCCGATGATCGCCGCCGCCGACGTGTACCGCCCGGCCGCTGTCGATCAGGTCGAGACCCTGGCCAAGCAGATCGGTGTGCCCGTCTACGCGGTCCGTGACGAGAGCGGCACCCCCATCAACGACGCCGTCCGCGTGGCCTCCGAGGCCGTCGCAGAAGCGCGCCGCCTGGGCCGCGACACCATCATCATCGACACGGCGGGCCGCCTGCACGTGGACGAGCAGATGATGCAGGAGGTCGCCGACATCCGCTCCGCCGTAGACCCCGACGAGATCCTCTTCGTCGTCGACGCGATGACGGGCCAGGACGCCGTCAATACGGCAAAGGCGTTCAACGAACGCCTCAACTTCGACGGCGTCGTGCTCACCAAGCTCGACGGTGACACGCGCGGCGGCGCGGCGCTCTCGATCCGCACCGTCGTCCAGAAGCCGATCAAGTTCGCCTCCACGGGCGAGAAGCTCGACGCGCTCACCGAGTTCTACCCCGACCGCATGGCCCAGCGCATCCTCGGGATGGGCGACGTGGTCACGTTCGTCGAGAAGGCGCAGGAGCAGTTCGACGAGGAGGAGGCCAAGAAGCTCGAAGAGAAGATCCGCAAGCAGACGTTTGACCTCGAGGACTTCTACGAGCAGCTCCAGCGCATCAAGAAGATGGGCTCGCTGAAAGATCTGCTGGGCATGATCCCGGGCGTCGGCAAGCAGATCAAGGACCTCGACGTCGACGACGACGCCTTTAAGCACATCGAAGCGCTCATCCAGTCGATGACACACGAAGAGCGCCGCAAGCCCGAACTCATCAACGGCAGCCGCCGCCTCCGCATCGCCAAGGGCGCGGGGCTCCAGGTGCAGGACGTGAACCAACTCCTGAAGCAGTTCCGCGAGATGCGCAAGATGATGAAGACCATGACGAAGCTCTCTGGCAAGGGCCGGGCCGCCAACCTCCAGCAACTCATGGGCGGGCGACGGTAG
- a CDS encoding 5-formyltetrahydrofolate cyclo-ligase: MGPRSNVESRRSKAEWRAQFAAVRASLSDADYAAKSTAICDRLQALPVVQRATTVHCYWPLVARREIDTRPFIAACEAAGKRVVLPVVEAFQGAPRMVHRLYEGKDRLVTNRWGLQEPTGPLVAPADLDVVIVPAFGADRRGHRIGHGRGFYDAFLAETTAWRVCVVYEACLVDRLPSESHDIAASTVVTEQAVLGI; this comes from the coding sequence ATGGGTCCGAGGTCAAACGTCGAAAGCCGAAGGTCGAAAGCCGAGTGGCGGGCGCAGTTCGCGGCGGTCCGCGCCTCGCTCTCCGACGCCGACTATGCGGCCAAGAGCACCGCGATCTGCGACCGCCTTCAAGCGCTGCCAGTAGTTCAGAGAGCGACGACCGTGCATTGCTACTGGCCGCTCGTTGCGCGCCGCGAAATAGACACGCGTCCGTTTATCGCGGCGTGTGAGGCAGCAGGCAAGCGGGTTGTGTTGCCCGTCGTAGAAGCCTTCCAGGGCGCCCCCCGGATGGTGCATCGTCTCTACGAAGGCAAAGACCGCCTCGTCACCAACCGCTGGGGCCTGCAGGAGCCGACTGGCCCGCTCGTGGCTCCCGCCGACCTCGACGTGGTAATCGTCCCGGCGTTCGGGGCCGACCGGCGCGGTCACCGCATCGGTCACGGACGGGGCTTCTACGATGCCTTCCTCGCTGAGACGACGGCATGGCGAGTGTGTGTCGTCTACGAAGCGTGTCTCGTGGACCGGCTTCCCAGCGAGTCCCACGACATCGCGGCGAGCACGGTCGTGACCGAGCAGGCCGTCCTAGGGATTTGA
- a CDS encoding VOC family protein, translated as MTITSSYPLLTVTNLDEALRFYTTHLPFEATFVSDWYVSLRTTGAVPFELAFIEPGHASVPGGWRHATAAGVILTMEVEDVDAVHAAMQAAGLPMHVPLRDEPHGQRHFITEDPNGILLDVITPIPPAEGFAGGYVEAFT; from the coding sequence ATGACGATCACGAGCTCTTACCCTCTCCTGACGGTCACCAACCTGGACGAGGCCCTTCGTTTCTACACCACCCACCTACCGTTCGAGGCCACGTTCGTGTCCGACTGGTACGTCAGTCTCCGCACGACGGGTGCGGTACCGTTCGAGTTGGCGTTCATCGAGCCGGGGCACGCGAGCGTGCCAGGTGGGTGGCGTCACGCAACGGCTGCGGGTGTAATCTTGACCATGGAGGTCGAGGACGTGGATGCGGTTCATGCCGCCATGCAGGCGGCAGGACTACCGATGCACGTTCCGCTCCGTGACGAGCCGCACGGACAACGTCACTTCATCACGGAGGACCCCAACGGGATTCTGCTCGACGTGATTACGCCGATCCCGCCCGCAGAGGGCTTCGCTGGGGGCTATGTGGAGGCGTTCACGTAG
- a CDS encoding glycosyl hydrolase family 17 protein, producing the protein MTNTKGTVPGIDVGPAICYSGYRAGQSPVTGVYPTYEQVCEDLRLLAPTWRYLRLYDPSRHAELVLEAIRAEGFPFQVLLGADVRAELSNPSCPWDAHYSDEQLATNRADNDAQIDRLIALANAHPETVVAVSVGNEAAVEWTDHLVPVERLVDFARRVKAGATQPVTFCENYVPWTTKLAPLAAELDFLSVHTYPVWEYQPLDRALDYTQQNYRSVADHYPDLPVIITEAGWTTGSNGRGIEPWNASQELQAAYVQQLMAWSEAHQVLTFVFEAFDEPWKGSPDPMEPEKHWGLYHEDRTPKRAMLELHART; encoded by the coding sequence ATGACCAACACGAAAGGCACGGTGCCCGGCATCGACGTCGGCCCCGCGATTTGCTACTCGGGGTACCGCGCGGGGCAGTCGCCCGTGACCGGGGTCTACCCCACCTACGAGCAGGTCTGCGAGGACCTCCGCCTCCTCGCGCCGACGTGGCGCTACCTGCGGCTCTACGACCCCAGCCGGCACGCCGAGTTGGTGCTCGAAGCCATCCGCGCCGAGGGCTTCCCCTTCCAGGTGCTGCTGGGCGCCGACGTGCGGGCCGAGCTCAGCAATCCCAGCTGCCCCTGGGACGCGCACTACTCCGACGAGCAATTGGCCACCAACCGCGCCGACAACGACGCCCAGATCGACCGGCTGATCGCGCTCGCGAACGCCCACCCGGAGACGGTCGTTGCCGTGTCCGTAGGCAATGAGGCGGCGGTCGAGTGGACCGACCACCTCGTGCCGGTCGAGCGTCTGGTGGACTTTGCGCGGCGTGTCAAGGCCGGGGCCACGCAGCCGGTCACGTTTTGCGAGAACTACGTCCCTTGGACCACCAAGCTCGCCCCGCTCGCTGCCGAACTGGACTTCCTCTCGGTCCACACGTATCCCGTCTGGGAGTACCAGCCCCTCGACCGCGCACTCGACTACACGCAGCAGAACTACCGCAGCGTAGCCGACCACTACCCCGACCTCCCCGTGATCATCACCGAGGCAGGGTGGACGACCGGCTCGAACGGGCGCGGCATCGAGCCGTGGAATGCGTCGCAGGAACTGCAGGCGGCCTACGTCCAGCAGCTCATGGCGTGGAGCGAGGCCCACCAGGTCCTCACCTTCGTCTTCGAGGCGTTCGACGAGCCGTGGAAGGGGTCGCCGGACCCCATGGAGCCGGAGAAGCACTGGGGGCTCTACCACGAGGACCGGACGCCCAAGCGGGCGATGCTAGAGCTTCACGCGCGCACGTAG
- a CDS encoding glycosyl hydrolase family 17 protein: protein MSTQDKIDLLHRILERRIHGISFSPYLDGQEPGDEMSEEQIRARLAIIAPYTHWIRTFRCIEGNQHVPRIAREFGLKNMVGVDLTEDLERNEVELAAGIEIAQAGYADLFVVGNENLLRRDITEQQLLDYIGRAKAAVPEGLPVSFVDAYFLFEQHPAVVDACDVLMVNCYPFWESCPADYALLYMKEMYRRAVRAANGKKVIISETGWPTSGTAFGDAVPSYDNALEYVINTYTWAEEDDVEIFYFAAFDEAWKTGNEGDVGAYWGLWDSQGHLKYA from the coding sequence ATGTCCACGCAGGACAAGATCGACCTCCTCCACCGCATCCTGGAGCGCCGCATCCACGGTATCTCGTTCAGCCCCTACCTCGACGGGCAGGAGCCCGGTGACGAGATGAGCGAGGAGCAGATCCGCGCCCGCCTCGCGATCATCGCGCCCTACACCCACTGGATCCGCACCTTCCGCTGCATCGAGGGCAACCAGCACGTCCCCCGCATCGCCCGCGAGTTCGGCCTCAAGAACATGGTCGGCGTGGACCTCACCGAAGACCTGGAGCGCAACGAGGTCGAGCTGGCCGCGGGCATCGAGATCGCGCAGGCTGGCTACGCGGACCTCTTCGTCGTCGGCAACGAGAACCTGCTGCGCCGCGACATCACTGAGCAGCAACTCCTCGACTACATCGGCCGCGCGAAGGCCGCCGTCCCCGAGGGGCTCCCCGTCAGCTTCGTCGACGCGTACTTCCTCTTCGAGCAGCACCCGGCCGTCGTGGACGCCTGCGACGTGCTGATGGTCAACTGCTACCCCTTCTGGGAAAGCTGCCCCGCCGACTATGCCCTGCTCTACATGAAGGAGATGTACCGACGCGCCGTGCGCGCGGCCAACGGAAAGAAGGTCATCATCAGCGAAACCGGCTGGCCGACGTCCGGCACAGCGTTCGGGGACGCGGTACCCTCCTACGACAACGCGCTGGAGTACGTCATCAACACCTACACGTGGGCCGAGGAGGACGACGTCGAGATCTTCTACTTCGCGGCCTTCGACGAGGCCTGGAAGACGGGCAACGAGGGCGACGTGGGGGCCTACTGGGGCCTGTGGGACAGCCAAGGCCACCTGAAGTACGCCTGA